GTCTGCTTGCGCTCCAGAAACTCGATGCTCAGGGCGACGACCTCGGCAACCCGCCGTTTTTGGCCGTCAGCAGTCTCATAGGAGCGGATTTGCAGGCGTCCTTCCACCAAAATCCGCTGTCCTTTGGTAAGGTTATTTCCACAAGTTTCGGCCAGTCGTTCCCACGCGACAATGGGAATAAAATCGGTCTGCTGTTGTCCCTGGCTAACATAGCGGTTAACGGCGAGATTAAACGACGCCACCGCTTTGCCTGTTTGCGTATAGCGAACTTCCGGGTCCTGGGCGAGACGACCGACTAAGATAACCTTATTCATGGCACATCCTCCTGGCCTATTCGTCTTCTTTAACAACCATATGACGCAAAATCTCGTCCGTAATCTTCATCACGCGCTCAAGCTCGAACACGGCTTTGGGCTCGGCGTCGAAATAGATGACGCAGTAGTAGCCCTCGGTGAAGTCTTTCACCGGATAAGCCAGGCGCCGCTTGCCCCACCGGTCGATCTTCTCCACATTGCCGCCGTTGTTTTTAATGAGGTTCTCAAACTTGGCAATCACCGCGTTGGTCGCCTCTTCGTCGAGCGGCTTCACAATGAATATGACTTCGTATTTTCTCACGAAAATCACCTCCTCCTATGGACTAGTGGCCCCCGTAGGGGCAGGGAAGGTTTGCAATGTAAAATTGAAACCTGCGTCCAGGCCCTGTCCTAGACTGATATATTATACCATTATCCGGCAGCGTAATCAAGGGCTTTCCGGTGATGGCCCTTTATTTATCCGCGCTTGTTCATAAAGCGTCCGCCTTATTAGCCGGACCGGCTTTGCCGGC
The sequence above is drawn from the Thermosinus carboxydivorans Nor1 genome and encodes:
- a CDS encoding single-stranded DNA-binding protein; the protein is MNKVILVGRLAQDPEVRYTQTGKAVASFNLAVNRYVSQGQQQTDFIPIVAWERLAETCGNNLTKGQRILVEGRLQIRSYETADGQKRRVAEVVALSIEFLERKQTAAAGGGSGSSFDVSSIGSDVFPPEEEIPF
- the rpsF gene encoding 30S ribosomal protein S6, yielding MRKYEVIFIVKPLDEEATNAVIAKFENLIKNNGGNVEKIDRWGKRRLAYPVKDFTEGYYCVIYFDAEPKAVFELERVMKITDEILRHMVVKEDE